The following proteins come from a genomic window of Aptenodytes patagonicus chromosome W, bAptPat1.pri.cur, whole genome shotgun sequence:
- the LOC143172246 gene encoding purpurin-like, with protein MKYAQYVFLALLFSTVEYSLAQTCTVESFSVKDNFDPKRYAGKWYALTKKDPEGLFLQDNISAEYSVEEDGTMTASSKGRVKLFGFWVICADMAAQYTVPDPTTPAKMYMTYQGLASYLSSGGDNYWVIDTDYDNYAITYACRSLKEDGSCDDGYSLIFSRNPHGLPPAIQRTLRQKQEEICMSGQFQPVLQSGTFSYLNALE; from the exons ATGAAATATGCACAGTATGTTTTCCTGGCATTGCTCTTCTCCACTGTTGAATATAGCCTAGCTCAGACCTGTACAGTGGAGTCTTTCTCTGTGAAAGACAATTTTGATCCAAAGAGG TATGCAGGGAAATGGTATGCCCTAACCAAGAAGGATCCAGAAGGTCTTTTCCTTCAGGACAATATCTCTGCTGAATACAGTGTTGAGGAAGATGGCACAATGACAGCATCTTCTAAAGGCCGAGTGAAGCTTTTTGG GTTCTGGGTGATTTGTGCTGATATGGCTGCTCAGTACACAGTACCTGACCCAACCACTCCAGCAAAAATGTATATGACGTACCAGGGCCTGGCTAGCTACCTGTCCAGTGGTG GGGACAACTACTGGGTGATTGACACCGACTATGATAACTATGCTATTACCTATGCTTGCCGTAGTCTGAAAGAGGACGGCTCCTGTGATGATGGCTACTCCCTGATCTTCTCACGCAACCCTCATGGCCTTCCCCCAGCCATTCAACGCACTTTGCGTCAGAAGCAGGAGGAAATCTGCATGTCTGGCCAgttccagcctgtgctgcagtcAGGTACTTTCAGTTACTTAAATGCATTGGAGTGA